One genomic window of Arachis stenosperma cultivar V10309 chromosome 10, arast.V10309.gnm1.PFL2, whole genome shotgun sequence includes the following:
- the LOC130955847 gene encoding LOW QUALITY PROTEIN: potassium transporter 2 (The sequence of the model RefSeq protein was modified relative to this genomic sequence to represent the inferred CDS: inserted 2 bases in 1 codon): MDLEFGNCWGNSRKDSWKTILLLAYQSLGVVYGDLSISPLYVYTSTFAEDIEHSETNEEIFGTLSFVFWTLTLVPLFKYVFVVLRADDNGEGGTFALYSLICRHAKVSLLPNRQHSDEALSTYKMEEPPAKMNSMVKLLLENYKALHTALLIVVLLGTCMVIGDGLLTPAISVFSAVSGLEVSMSKKHHQYAVIPITCFILVCLFALQHYGTHRVGFLFAPIVLAWLLCISTLGLYNIFKWNPHIYKALSPYYMFKFLKKTRISGWMSLGGILLCITGSEAMFADLGHFSYMAIQIAFTFLVYPALILAYMGQAAYLSNHHHLQISFYASVPESVRWPVIILAILASVVGSQAIISGTFSIINQSQSLGCFPRVKVVHTSDKIHGQVYIPEINWILMILCIAVTIGFRDTKHMGNASGLAVMTVMLVTTCLTSLVIILCWHKPPIIALCFLLFFGSIELLYFSASLMKFCEGAWFPILLALFLMIIMFLWHYASIKKYEYDLHNKVSLDWLLALGPSLGIARVPGIGLVFTDLTTGIPANFSRFVTNLPAYHRILVFXCVKSVPVPHVPVAERYLVGRVGPPEHRSYRCIVRYGYRDVHQDIDSFESELVEKLSDFIQYDWYRARASNVSNNEDDGSCSNESSGHRLTVIGTMGLCEDSLQLASVSDVVEIDAPLGTRERRVRFAIDGDNEHDNDSECVTVHHQMQQELEDLYAGQESGIAFILGHSHVRAKPGSSVFKKLALNYGYNFLRRNCRGPDVALKVPPVSLLEVGMVYVL; the protein is encoded by the exons ATGGATCTTGAATTTGGAAACTGTTGGGGAAACTCAAGG AAGGATTCTTGGAAGACCATTCTGCTCTTAGCATACCAAAGCCTTGGTGTAGTTTATGGGGACTTGAGTATTTCTCCTTTGTATGTTTACACAAGCACATTTGCAGAAGATATTGAGCACTCAGAAACCAATGAAGAGATTTTTGGTACCCTTTCTTTTGTGTTCTGGACTCTCACATTGGTGCCACTATTCAAATACGTTTTTGTTGTTCTTAGAGCTGATGACAATGGAGAGG GTGGTACATTTGCTCTATATTCATTGATTTGTAGGCATGCTAAGGTTAGTCTTCTTCCGAATCGACAACACTCGGATGAAGCGCTTTCAACGTATAAGATGGAGGAGCCTCCTGCTAAGATGAACTCTATGGTGAAGCTGCTACTAGAGAATTATAAGGCCTTGCATACAGCTCTGCTAattgtggttcttcttggaacttGTATGGTTATTGGTGATGGACTTCTTACCCCTGCCATTTCAG TTTTCTCAGCAGTATCTGGTCTTGAAGTATCTATGTCCAAGAAACATCACCAGT ATGCTGTGATTCCAATTACTTGCTTCATACTAGTGTGTTTGTTTGCGCTTCAACACTACGGCACACATCGAGTTGGATTCCTTTTTGCCCCAATTGTACTGGCATGGCTGCTATGCATCAGCACACTTGGTTTATACAACATATTCAAATGGAATCCACATATATACAAAGCGCTTTCGCCGTATTACATGTTCAAGTTCTTGAAGAAGACCAGGATAAGTGGATGGATGTCTTTAGGTGGAATATTACTTTGCATAACAGGATCTGAAGCAATGTTTGCTGATCTTGGCCACTTCTCATATATGGCCATTCAG ATTGCATTCACATTTCTGGTATATCCTGCACTTATATTGGCTTATATGGGTCAAGCTGCTTACTTGTCCAACCATCATCATCTCCAGATCAGTTTCTATGCCTCAGTTCCAG AAAGCGTGAGGTGGCCGGTGATTATCCTAGCAATTCTAGCTTCTGTTGTGGGAAGCCAGGCGATCATAAGCGGGACGTTTTCTATAATAAACCAGAGCCAATCTCTGGGTTGCTTCCCGAGAGTTAAGGTTGTTCATACTTCAGACAAGATCCATGGTCAGGTCTACATCCCTGAGATCAATTGGATACTCATGATCCTCTGTATTGCTGTCACCATTGGATTTAGGGACACAAAACACATGGGAAATGCATCAG GATTAGCAGTGATGACAGTTATGCTTGTAACAACATGCCTTACTTCCTTAGTGATTATACTTTGCTGGCACAAACCACCAATTATAGCACTTTGTTTCCTGTTGTTTTTTGGATCCATTGAGCTGCTGTATTTCTCAGCTTCACTGATGAAGTTTTGTGAAGGAGCATGGTTCCCTATTCTCCTTGCCCTGTTCCTAATGATCATAATGTTCCTATGGCACTATGCAAGCATAAAGAAATATGAATATGATCTCCACAACAAGGTATCACTAGATTGGCTTCTAGCCTTAGGTCCAAGCCTTGGAATTGCTCGAGTCCCTGGAATAGGCCTTGTTTTCACTGACCTTACAACTGGCATACCGGCTAACTTCTCGCGATTCGTCACGAACCTCCCGGCTTACCACCGCATACTTGTGTT GTGTGTGAAATCAGTGCCAGTTCCTCATGTCCCTGTGGCCGAGAGGTACCTCGTCGGCCGCGTAGGACCTCCTGAACATAGGTCCTACAGGTGCATAGTCCGGTATGGATACCGTGATGTCCATCAAGACATTGATTCCTTTGAATCAGAGCTCGTAGAGAAGCTATCTGATTTCATTCAATATGATTGGTACCGTGCCCGGGCCAGCAACGTGAGCAATAATGAAGACGACGGTTCATGTTCCAATGAATCTTCCGGGCACAGGCTAACTGTCATAGGAACCATGGGACTCTGCGAGGACAGCCTGCAGCTGGCGAGTGTGAGTGATGTGGTTGAGATTGATGCACCTTTGGGAACGAGAGAAAGAAGGGTACGGTTTGCCATTGATGGCGACAATGAGCATGACAATGACAGTGAGTGTGTCACAGTTCATCATCAAATGCAACAAGAGCTTGAAGATCTCTATGCTGGTCAAGAATCTGGGATAGCCTTCATTCTTGGACACTCTCATGTTAGAGCAAAGCCTGGATCCTCAGTCTTCAAGAAGCTTGCTTTGAATTATGGATACAATTTCCTTAGAAGGAATTGTAGAGGCCCTGATGTGGCTCTTAAGGTTCCACCTGTTTCTCTTTTGGAGGTTGGCATGGTTTACGTTCTGTAG